Proteins encoded by one window of Winogradskyella sp. PG-2:
- a CDS encoding tail fiber protein produces MKTKNLFLTVVLLFIATLNYAQTSAEASGIAIQGIARDANNTARINTPITLTFELYYLDGTTIVPIGSPVDANLTTDNFGVFSYVLEAGVENNATMANQQAYLKISEGGTTISNEKLNHVPYAIAANNGVPTGSIMPFVGTSSDVPAGWALCNGQTLPTTATKLIAMIGNNAPDLGGMFLRGAGSNNMTSTETVLNETQDDDYKSHNHDSGSLVTSSDGAHKHLKTESLINVQYGETYTNIRIGFVSGSLPQATNDSDIAGNHTHSIFGNTDVSGGNADNNPEDTETRPVNYGVNYIIKL; encoded by the coding sequence ATGAAAACGAAAAATCTATTCTTAACAGTTGTGCTACTTTTTATAGCAACACTTAATTATGCACAAACCTCAGCAGAAGCTTCTGGTATTGCCATACAAGGTATTGCAAGAGATGCTAACAATACAGCAAGGATCAATACACCAATTACGCTCACATTTGAGTTGTATTATTTAGATGGTACTACTATTGTGCCTATTGGAAGTCCAGTAGACGCTAATTTAACTACAGATAATTTTGGGGTGTTTTCTTATGTTTTAGAAGCAGGTGTAGAAAACAATGCGACTATGGCTAACCAACAAGCCTATCTAAAAATAAGTGAAGGTGGTACTACAATTTCTAATGAAAAACTAAACCATGTACCTTATGCTATTGCAGCAAATAATGGTGTGCCAACAGGTTCTATTATGCCTTTTGTTGGTACAAGTTCTGATGTGCCTGCTGGTTGGGCTTTGTGTAACGGACAAACTTTACCAACAACCGCTACTAAACTAATTGCCATGATTGGTAACAATGCACCAGATTTAGGAGGTATGTTTTTAAGAGGTGCGGGTTCAAATAACATGACAAGTACTGAAACTGTTCTTAATGAAACGCAAGATGATGATTATAAAAGCCATAACCATGATTCTGGTAGCTTGGTAACTTCTTCAGATGGTGCTCATAAACACTTAAAGACGGAGTCTTTGATAAATGTTCAGTATGGTGAGACTTATACTAATATTAGGATAGGATTTGTTTCTGGTTCTTTGCCACAAGCAACAAATGATTCTGATATTGCTGGAAACCATACACATAGTATATTTGGTAATACTGACGTCAGCGGAGGGAATGCTGATAATAATCCTGAAGATACCGAAACCAGACCTGTAAACTACGGAGTCAACTACATCATAAAACTATAA
- a CDS encoding response regulator — MTNKLTLVVADDHPLLLKGLVDQLKAYNYNLIASAENGAVALNKIVQLQPTIAILDEEMPLLTGFEVIKKCKEKDVKTKFIILTSHKEKAFVYKAKKLNISGYIIKDEPFLELHKCIQSISNGESYFSAIFNNVLKTEVVPELQKIKFLSPSERTIVRLVAQGLSSKEVGEQLSVSSRTIEKHRSNIINKLGLSPDMDALSNWAKAHKEFIFSI; from the coding sequence ATGACCAACAAACTTACACTCGTGGTTGCAGACGATCATCCTTTATTATTAAAAGGTTTAGTAGATCAGTTAAAGGCCTATAATTATAATCTAATTGCTTCTGCGGAGAATGGTGCTGTGGCCCTCAATAAGATTGTACAATTACAACCAACTATAGCGATTTTAGATGAAGAAATGCCATTGTTAACAGGGTTTGAGGTTATTAAAAAGTGTAAAGAAAAAGATGTAAAAACTAAGTTTATAATTTTAACCTCACACAAGGAGAAGGCCTTTGTTTACAAAGCTAAGAAATTAAATATCTCTGGTTATATTATTAAAGATGAACCTTTTTTAGAACTCCATAAGTGCATACAAAGTATAAGTAATGGTGAGTCTTATTTTAGTGCCATTTTTAATAATGTACTTAAGACAGAGGTAGTACCAGAACTTCAAAAGATTAAGTTTTTATCACCTTCAGAGCGTACTATTGTACGCTTGGTAGCCCAAGGTTTATCCTCAAAAGAAGTTGGCGAACAACTCAGTGTATCAAGCAGAACTATAGAAAAACACCGTTCTAACATTATTAACAAACTTGGTTTATCACCAGATATGGACGCCCTTTCTAATTGGGCAAAAGCCCATAAAGAGTTTATATTCTCAATATAA
- a CDS encoding sensor histidine kinase: MRYFLSIIIFLFGSYLFVQDQGDELQSKIDFFNSKIKQTDKAERLILMDSLTRLTYRNPEYKYDSIVRQTIKLAIDLDSLSLAANQVKDLIDFYNNFLGKPEEGLKLFNTYIDKLKDGADYKSVGRIYLNAADSYYYTGNIDKSYDYYSITKDYALKAKDQQLYGLATMYTGYNQSETGKFAEASQSLKEASQIFTRLKDTSNSVAAKNSLAILYSKNAFYDEAEKVRNEAISLIGNTSRYITLSNLYYNASVDYDRKGDIEKQLVNIKAAFLANSKTNNAFLRKPYFLVQLIAAYCKNDSLVIAEKYFQDLNTLYLEKKSPELREKYLKAKSILSFTKGDYEEAVKYGNEFLNILINKKVYSIEEISLAEQFLASVYEVKGDTENYNKHLLKHYQLKDSISNIQNVKSLAYYQTLYETEKRDLEIERQKASISQLDFENKTKTQLLIFSSLGLLVLFGSIMVYRSFLSAKKREQTHQEFSQELIKTQEKDRIRIAKELHDSVGQQITLLKMKAQNTDQVVLSELAHNALEEVRSISRNLYPITLTKLGLTDSIEQLLLDLDEESDLFVSVEIDDVNTNFDRTESLNFYRFIQESVNNVLKHAKAKTLIVSINKQKDGIKVLIKDNGQGFEVKEMIKQNSLGLKTMAERISMLKGNLSIKSKPGKGTSLLVHIPVYK; this comes from the coding sequence ATGAGATATTTTCTGTCTATTATTATCTTTTTATTTGGCTCGTATTTATTCGTACAGGACCAAGGTGATGAGCTACAATCTAAAATTGATTTTTTTAATTCGAAAATCAAACAAACTGATAAGGCTGAGCGTCTCATATTAATGGATAGTCTTACAAGACTTACATATCGCAATCCCGAGTACAAATATGATTCCATAGTGCGACAAACCATTAAATTGGCAATAGATTTAGATTCTTTGAGTTTAGCAGCCAATCAAGTAAAGGATTTAATAGACTTTTATAATAATTTTTTAGGTAAACCAGAAGAAGGACTTAAACTATTCAATACTTATATAGACAAATTAAAAGATGGTGCGGACTATAAATCTGTTGGCAGAATTTATTTAAATGCAGCAGACAGTTATTACTATACAGGCAATATCGATAAATCTTATGATTATTACTCAATCACCAAAGACTACGCTCTAAAAGCAAAAGACCAACAACTATATGGATTGGCGACAATGTATACGGGTTATAATCAATCTGAAACGGGCAAGTTCGCTGAAGCGTCTCAAAGTTTAAAAGAGGCTTCACAAATATTCACAAGACTAAAAGATACCTCAAATAGCGTTGCGGCTAAAAATTCACTAGCAATACTCTACAGTAAAAATGCTTTTTATGATGAGGCCGAAAAAGTACGAAATGAGGCTATTTCACTGATAGGAAACACGAGTAGATACATAACCTTGAGTAATTTATATTACAATGCCTCAGTAGATTATGATAGAAAGGGTGATATCGAAAAACAATTAGTTAATATCAAGGCTGCCTTTTTGGCGAATAGTAAAACAAATAACGCATTTTTAAGAAAGCCATATTTTTTAGTGCAACTAATTGCGGCATATTGCAAAAATGATAGCTTAGTTATTGCAGAAAAATATTTTCAAGACTTAAATACTTTATATTTAGAAAAAAAGTCTCCTGAGCTAAGAGAAAAATATTTAAAGGCAAAAAGTATATTGTCTTTTACAAAAGGTGATTATGAAGAAGCTGTGAAATATGGTAATGAGTTCCTAAACATATTAATTAACAAAAAAGTATATTCTATTGAAGAAATTTCCTTGGCAGAACAATTTTTGGCAAGTGTCTATGAGGTCAAAGGCGATACTGAGAATTATAATAAACATCTTTTAAAACATTACCAGTTAAAAGATTCTATTTCAAATATTCAAAATGTAAAATCGTTGGCATATTACCAAACTCTATACGAAACTGAAAAACGGGATTTGGAGATAGAAAGGCAAAAAGCTAGTATTAGTCAATTAGATTTTGAGAATAAAACTAAAACTCAACTATTAATTTTTAGTTCTTTAGGGTTGTTAGTCTTATTTGGTAGCATTATGGTATACCGCTCTTTTCTGAGTGCAAAGAAAAGAGAACAGACACATCAAGAATTTTCTCAAGAACTTATTAAAACCCAAGAGAAAGATCGAATACGTATTGCAAAAGAACTTCATGATAGTGTTGGCCAACAAATCACTTTACTAAAAATGAAAGCTCAGAATACGGACCAAGTTGTACTATCTGAATTAGCACACAATGCTTTAGAAGAAGTACGGAGTATTTCTAGGAATTTGTATCCCATTACATTAACAAAACTAGGTCTAACGGATAGTATCGAGCAATTGTTGTTAGATTTAGATGAAGAATCAGATCTATTCGTATCGGTAGAAATTGACGACGTTAATACCAATTTTGATAGAACGGAATCCCTTAATTTTTATAGGTTCATTCAAGAATCTGTAAATAATGTATTAAAACATGCCAAAGCCAAAACTTTAATCGTAAGTATAAATAAGCAAAAAGACGGTATTAAAGTCTTAATTAAAGATAATGGACAAGGCTTTGAAGTCAAAGAAATGATTAAACAAAATAGCTTAGGCTTAAAAACCATGGCAGAACGCATAAGTATGTTAAAAGGAAACCTATCTATAAAAAGTAAACCAGGCAAGGGTACATCTTTATTAGTTCATATACCAGTTTATAAATGA
- a CDS encoding 7-carboxy-7-deazaguanine synthase QueE — protein sequence MTRREKQALIDKGHLLPLMEEFYTIQGEGYHKGTAAYFVRIGGCDVGCHWCDVKESWLAELHPPTETSKIVENAVKYSNTIVVTGGEPLTWDMGPLTEQLKAKGVQTHIETSGAYKLTGQWDWICLSPKKMKLPTEEVYNEAHELKCIVYNKDDFKFAEEQAAKVNKDCILYLQPEWSKREKMMPQIVDYVMANPKWKVSLQTHKYLNIP from the coding sequence ATGACAAGACGAGAAAAACAAGCCCTTATAGATAAAGGTCATTTATTGCCTTTAATGGAAGAATTTTACACCATCCAAGGTGAAGGATATCATAAAGGAACTGCAGCATATTTTGTAAGAATAGGTGGTTGTGATGTAGGTTGCCATTGGTGCGATGTTAAAGAAAGTTGGTTGGCAGAATTACATCCACCAACAGAGACTTCTAAAATTGTCGAGAATGCGGTAAAATATAGCAATACCATCGTTGTAACTGGTGGAGAGCCTCTTACTTGGGATATGGGTCCTTTAACTGAGCAATTAAAGGCTAAAGGAGTACAAACGCATATAGAAACCTCTGGTGCGTACAAACTTACAGGTCAATGGGATTGGATTTGTTTGTCACCAAAGAAAATGAAATTACCAACTGAAGAGGTTTATAATGAAGCTCATGAGCTAAAATGTATTGTCTATAATAAAGATGACTTTAAGTTTGCCGAAGAACAAGCTGCTAAGGTTAATAAAGATTGCATTTTGTATTTACAACCAGAGTGGAGCAAACGCGAAAAGATGATGCCGCAAATTGTAGATTATGTGATGGCGAATCCCAAATGGAAAGTGTCCTTACAAACCCATAAATATTTGAATATACCGTAA
- a CDS encoding Rid family detoxifying hydrolase — translation MKTKLLIFMSLLFIGFHSCEGSDSEIIFHQSHEPSRANVLFSDAVETDNQLFLTGQIGKDHKKGTLVPGGIEAETKQVIENIIDVLKYHNLSLDQVVKCTVILKDINDFKAFNSVYSQYFTKKPARTTFAAAGLAGGASIEIDVIAAK, via the coding sequence ATGAAGACAAAACTTTTAATATTTATGAGCCTACTTTTTATTGGTTTTCATTCTTGTGAAGGTTCTGATTCAGAAATTATATTTCATCAATCTCATGAACCAAGTAGAGCAAATGTTCTATTTAGTGATGCCGTAGAAACTGATAATCAATTGTTTCTGACTGGGCAGATTGGTAAGGATCATAAAAAAGGGACTTTAGTTCCTGGAGGTATTGAAGCAGAAACCAAACAAGTCATTGAAAATATTATAGACGTATTAAAATATCATAATTTGTCTTTAGATCAGGTTGTGAAATGCACTGTGATTCTGAAGGATATCAACGATTTTAAAGCATTCAACTCTGTTTACTCACAATACTTTACAAAAAAACCTGCACGTACTACATTTGCAGCAGCAGGTTTAGCAGGTGGAGCAAGTATAGAAATCGATGTCATTGCTGCGAAATAA
- a CDS encoding helicase HerA-like domain-containing protein has protein sequence MSNSDKFKKDIADGNTFKGHYITLGAAMLDGETMTNSYVNVPLKTMNRHGLIAGATGTGKTKTLQVLAENLSEKGVPVLLMDIKGDLSGLAKASPGHPKIDERHEKIGLPFDPKSFPVEIMTLSEQDGVRLRATISEFGPVLISRILGVTETQAGIISVIFKYCDDNQLPLLDLKDFKKILQYATSEGKKEFEEAYGRISTASTGAILRKLVEIEQQGGDIFFGETSFDTQDLLRVDENGRGYINIIRLTDIQDKPKLFSTFMLSLLAEIYSTFPEQGDSGRPELIMFIDEAHLIFNEASDALLNQIESIVKLIRSKGVGLYFVTQNPTDVPEAVLGQLGLKVQHALRAFTAKDRKAIKLTAQNYPDTDYYDTAEVLTSLGIGEALVSALDEKGKPTPLAATMMRAPMSRMDILTEAELGNLLAQSKLARKYNKEVDRESAYEMLNAKIKLAEAEEAKQKAKEEQDALKRTESKRKSSSSRRRSSRQNPIVKVLSSPTVIRSVLGILTKMLK, from the coding sequence ATGAGTAATTCTGACAAATTCAAAAAAGACATAGCTGACGGTAACACATTTAAAGGTCACTATATCACTTTAGGGGCTGCGATGCTAGATGGTGAAACCATGACTAACTCTTATGTTAATGTACCGCTTAAAACCATGAACAGACATGGTTTAATTGCTGGTGCTACTGGTACAGGTAAAACCAAAACATTACAAGTCTTAGCAGAAAACCTTTCAGAAAAAGGTGTACCCGTTTTATTAATGGATATAAAAGGGGATTTAAGTGGTTTGGCAAAAGCAAGTCCAGGACATCCAAAAATTGATGAACGTCACGAAAAAATTGGTCTACCATTTGATCCAAAATCATTTCCGGTAGAAATTATGACCTTGTCAGAGCAAGATGGTGTTAGATTAAGAGCAACCATTAGTGAATTTGGGCCAGTTTTAATATCTAGAATTCTAGGTGTTACAGAAACACAAGCTGGGATTATATCCGTGATTTTTAAGTATTGTGATGATAATCAACTACCACTTTTAGATCTTAAAGATTTTAAGAAAATCCTTCAATATGCAACTAGTGAAGGAAAAAAAGAATTTGAAGAAGCTTATGGAAGAATCTCTACGGCTTCTACAGGAGCCATATTAAGAAAGCTCGTAGAAATAGAACAACAAGGAGGAGATATCTTCTTTGGTGAAACCTCTTTTGATACTCAAGATTTATTGCGTGTTGACGAGAATGGACGTGGTTATATTAATATCATAAGACTTACGGATATTCAAGATAAACCAAAGCTGTTTTCAACTTTTATGTTGAGTTTATTAGCAGAAATTTATTCTACCTTCCCAGAACAAGGAGATAGTGGGCGACCGGAACTTATTATGTTTATTGACGAAGCCCATTTAATATTTAATGAAGCGTCTGATGCCTTATTAAACCAAATTGAAAGTATTGTAAAACTAATTCGTAGTAAAGGTGTTGGTTTGTATTTTGTAACTCAAAACCCAACAGATGTGCCAGAGGCTGTTCTTGGTCAGTTAGGTTTAAAAGTACAGCATGCACTGCGAGCATTCACTGCTAAAGATAGAAAAGCAATTAAGTTAACTGCACAAAACTATCCCGACACTGATTATTATGATACTGCAGAAGTATTAACTTCTTTAGGAATTGGTGAAGCTTTAGTATCTGCTTTAGATGAAAAAGGAAAACCAACTCCATTAGCAGCAACCATGATGCGTGCTCCTATGAGTCGTATGGATATTTTAACGGAAGCTGAACTAGGTAATTTATTAGCACAATCTAAACTCGCTAGAAAATATAACAAAGAAGTAGATAGAGAAAGTGCTTATGAAATGCTTAATGCAAAAATTAAATTGGCAGAAGCAGAAGAAGCAAAACAAAAAGCTAAAGAAGAACAAGACGCTTTAAAACGTACCGAAAGCAAACGAAAATCTAGTTCTTCTAGAAGACGTAGTTCTAGACAAAACCCTATTGTTAAAGTTTTATCTAGTCCTACGGTAATTCGAAGTGTTTTAGGTATTTTAACTAAAATGCTTAAATAA
- a CDS encoding cupin domain-containing protein, whose product MKEGKKYTLQTTPFVVPTTDGKVIKEHFGLASDGNSNLSIAHMIAPAGWSEPFQTPEFDEYTFIIKGKKQFIIEDETIVLEAGQSIKVEKQTRLQYSNPFAEPCEYIAICLPAFSIDSVNRE is encoded by the coding sequence ATGAAAGAGGGAAAAAAATATACACTACAGACGACTCCATTTGTTGTACCTACAACTGATGGAAAAGTTATTAAAGAGCATTTTGGTTTGGCAAGTGATGGTAATTCTAACCTTAGTATTGCGCACATGATAGCGCCTGCTGGCTGGAGTGAACCCTTTCAGACACCAGAATTTGATGAATATACCTTTATCATTAAAGGAAAAAAACAATTTATTATTGAAGACGAAACTATAGTTCTAGAAGCTGGACAATCCATAAAAGTAGAAAAACAAACAAGATTGCAATACTCTAATCCATTTGCAGAACCTTGTGAATATATTGCTATATGCTTGCCAGCATTTTCAATAGATTCTGTAAATAGAGAGTAA
- a CDS encoding alpha/beta hydrolase codes for MSSFLIKSIGNVLNATSLISSKYASEKAIDLFASPRKGRYTDDQRKIIHSAFFQEFQYDNLDIATYRWVGKGKKILLAHGWESNTSRWEYILEDLKAQDYHVLALDAPAHGRSGGKQFNAVLYSEFINVVAQNFQPEIIIGHSVGGMASVFCMHNHQLTSVNKMVLLGAPAHFIGVFSRYKTMMGFNNRISNGLDHIVLERFGKPVDYFSAATFTESIEAKGLIIHDKKDIIIPYEDAQLFASHYKNSELITTKGFGHGLKHTSLTPRIVEFINS; via the coding sequence ATGAGTAGTTTCCTTATAAAATCAATAGGCAATGTGTTAAATGCTACAAGTCTAATTTCTTCAAAGTATGCCTCTGAAAAAGCAATAGATTTATTTGCTTCTCCACGAAAAGGACGTTATACTGACGATCAGCGTAAGATTATTCATTCTGCATTTTTTCAAGAGTTTCAATATGATAATTTAGATATCGCAACATATCGATGGGTAGGCAAAGGAAAAAAAATATTACTAGCGCATGGTTGGGAAAGTAATACGTCACGTTGGGAATATATTTTAGAGGATTTAAAAGCTCAAGATTACCACGTTCTAGCATTAGACGCACCTGCTCATGGTCGTTCTGGAGGCAAACAATTTAATGCGGTTCTTTACTCTGAATTTATAAATGTCGTCGCTCAAAATTTTCAGCCCGAAATCATAATAGGGCATTCTGTAGGTGGTATGGCAAGTGTTTTTTGTATGCATAATCATCAATTAACTTCCGTAAATAAAATGGTATTACTTGGTGCACCAGCACATTTTATAGGGGTATTTTCTAGATATAAAACAATGATGGGTTTCAATAATAGGATTTCTAATGGCTTAGATCATATTGTTTTAGAACGCTTTGGTAAACCTGTAGACTATTTTTCTGCAGCTACTTTTACCGAATCTATTGAAGCCAAAGGTTTGATTATTCACGATAAAAAAGACATAATCATCCCTTATGAAGATGCACAATTATTTGCAAGTCATTATAAAAACTCTGAATTGATAACTACTAAAGGTTTTGGACACGGGTTAAAACATACTTCGCTGACTCCACGAATAGTTGAGTTTATAAATAGTTAA
- the rluF gene encoding 23S rRNA pseudouridine(2604) synthase RluF, whose product MFEDLKRLNKYLSEAGYCSRREADRLIDAGRVTINDLVPEMGTKVSLGDIVKVDGEIIGGRKDDFVYLAFNKPIGIVCTTDTRVEKDNIIDYINYPKRIFPIGRLDKPSEGLILLTDDGDIVNKILRASNNHEKEYVVTVDKPISQTFIERMAGGIYIEDLGKRTKKCEVKKIDKFTFSIILTQGLNRQIRRMCEYLNYEVQTLKRIRIMNIKLDMPLGKYRELTKEEFKTLSELIIESKKTFEAKQQVQRRNRR is encoded by the coding sequence ATGTTTGAAGATTTGAAACGCCTTAATAAATACCTCAGTGAAGCAGGTTACTGCTCACGTCGCGAAGCAGATCGTTTAATAGATGCTGGTCGAGTAACCATCAACGATTTGGTACCAGAAATGGGAACTAAGGTGTCTCTTGGAGATATCGTCAAAGTGGATGGAGAAATTATTGGAGGACGTAAAGATGATTTCGTTTATTTAGCCTTTAACAAGCCAATTGGTATTGTTTGTACAACAGATACAAGAGTTGAAAAAGATAATATCATTGACTATATCAATTATCCTAAACGTATATTCCCAATAGGTAGATTAGATAAGCCAAGTGAAGGGTTAATTCTACTGACTGATGATGGAGATATCGTTAATAAAATTCTTAGAGCTAGTAACAATCACGAAAAAGAATACGTAGTTACTGTAGACAAACCTATTTCTCAAACATTTATTGAGCGTATGGCTGGTGGTATTTATATTGAAGACTTAGGCAAACGCACTAAAAAATGCGAGGTTAAAAAAATAGACAAGTTCACCTTTAGTATTATCCTTACCCAAGGTCTAAATAGACAAATTCGTAGAATGTGTGAATATCTTAATTACGAAGTTCAAACATTAAAACGTATTAGAATTATGAATATTAAACTCGATATGCCTCTTGGGAAATATCGTGAACTCACAAAAGAAGAGTTCAAAACTCTAAGTGAATTGATAATTGAATCTAAAAAGACATTCGAGGCAAAACAACAGGTTCAAAGAAGAAACAGACGTTAA
- a CDS encoding YybH family protein: MKSVLSIVFLITFTAYSQNNYSVSATNLFGLPNPEAPEQIKDYQSLIGKCNCKSVSRNPDQTWADSVDMTWEWKYIMNGMAVQDETIKADGKHSGSIHQFITDSSKWYVHYYASGSPSTKLPTWEGSKTEDGKIVLYRNQKAPNGMEGWFRLTFYDISDLGYKWIGEWTDKTETTTFATWKIDCTRDAKNNSDLDAIKNNIKAFSKAYMNSDVEALANMYTNDGKIFPNNRQIMSGKTDLKNYWTVPKGVKILHHKVTPSEIYIEHNTAYDYGYYEGKTFTKEKKEVSWQGQDIIV; the protein is encoded by the coding sequence ATGAAGTCAGTCCTGTCAATAGTGTTTCTAATCACTTTTACGGCTTATTCTCAAAATAATTATTCTGTTTCTGCTACTAACCTTTTTGGATTACCAAATCCTGAAGCCCCAGAACAAATTAAAGATTACCAATCCTTAATAGGAAAGTGCAATTGTAAATCGGTATCTAGAAATCCAGACCAAACTTGGGCTGATTCTGTTGACATGACCTGGGAATGGAAATACATAATGAATGGCATGGCTGTGCAAGATGAAACTATAAAAGCAGATGGCAAACATTCTGGGAGCATACATCAGTTTATTACAGATAGTAGTAAATGGTATGTTCATTATTACGCTTCTGGCTCACCATCAACTAAATTACCGACTTGGGAAGGCAGTAAAACTGAGGATGGTAAAATTGTATTATATCGCAATCAAAAAGCACCAAACGGAATGGAAGGCTGGTTTCGCTTAACGTTCTATGATATTAGTGATCTAGGTTACAAATGGATTGGTGAATGGACGGATAAAACTGAAACTACCACTTTTGCTACATGGAAAATTGATTGCACTAGAGATGCTAAAAACAATTCTGATTTAGATGCCATTAAAAATAATATCAAAGCTTTTTCAAAAGCTTATATGAATAGTGATGTTGAAGCCTTAGCAAATATGTACACAAATGATGGGAAAATTTTTCCAAACAATAGGCAAATTATGTCTGGTAAAACGGATTTAAAAAACTACTGGACTGTTCCTAAGGGTGTGAAAATCCTCCATCACAAAGTAACTCCTTCAGAAATATATATTGAACATAATACAGCCTACGATTACGGTTATTACGAAGGCAAAACTTTCACTAAAGAAAAAAAAGAAGTGTCTTGGCAAGGCCAAGACATAATAGTATGA